One part of the Podarcis muralis chromosome 3, rPodMur119.hap1.1, whole genome shotgun sequence genome encodes these proteins:
- the ATP7B gene encoding copper-transporting ATPase 2 isoform X1 — protein sequence MHRNMSDKRSFRLLTFTAVPGHTSPAHISASAMKQKFAFDNTSFVEDLDHLPPPHSQVNAVTVSILGMTCQACVHSIEGRISKVKGIVNIKVSLKESNAVVKYLELEISPHQICQEIEEMGFDASVADTTQSSGQQTDEDLVKIKIEGMTCQSCVSSIEEKIGKLHGVKKIRVTLSSQEAIIAYHPFIIKPDELKNSIDSLGYESTIKHKQAPLKLGLIDAERLQQINIRMPADRETIENNGTSASVVELNVEGMHCKSCINIIESSVSDLPGVQRVKVSLEQKNALVWFDQNLITPSSLQQAIEALPPGNFKVSFSSEVEDHNGPLTLSTPSALPCISSNPPHVVLQSESCTTVIRIDGMTCNSCVKSIESAISQRKGVGHISVSLAEGTAIIYYSLMITNSEELRSAIEDMGFDASVLTDTTNGRPATVGSLETSMLASASLRSETLSELPCGDVLPQKRNLYNDPPKPSTTGKTDKCFMQVTGMTCASCVSSIEKNLQKEDGIVSVLVALMAGKVEVKYKPDRIQPLEIAQLIENLGFGASIMQDYPGADGNIDLKVLGMTCASCVHNIESKLTKTPGILYASVVLATSKAHIRFDPEVVGPRDVIKIIEGIGFQASLAKRDPKDHNLDHKEEIRQWRKSFLCSLVFGIPVLILMIYMLIPDGQQHGSMALEQNVIPGLSILNLLFFLLCTLVQFFGGWYFYVQAYKSLKHRMANMDVLIVLATSIAYIYSCVILMVAIGEKAEQSPITFFDTPPMLFVFISLGRWLEHIAKSKTSAALAKLISLQATEAIVVTLGADNCVIREEQVPVELVQRGDVVKVVPGGKFPVDGKVVEGSSMADESLITGEAMPVIKKPGSTVIAGSLNAHGSVLVKATHVGSDTTLAQIVKLVEEAQMSKAPIQQLADRFSGYFVPFIVIISVATLVAWIVIGFVHFDIVLKYFTHHSKHVSKTEVVLRFAFQTSITVLCIACPCSLGLATPTAVMVGTGVAAQNGILIKGGKPLEMAHKVQTVMFDKTGTITYGVPRVMRVLLLGDAGATLSLKKVLAVVGTAEASSEHPLGMAVTKYCKEELGREILGYCKDFQAVPGCGISCNVGSIEVVLGETEQPLSHPNPHLGDIGRGATDPDPQVLIPKLEDAAAPVTYSVLIGNREWMRRNGLHISRDVHEAMAGHEMKGHTAILVAIDGSLCGMIAIADTVKPEAALAVHILQNMGVDVVLITGDNRKTAKAIATQVGIRKVFAEVLPSHKVAKVQELQTAGKRVAMVGDGVNDSPALARADVGIAIGTGTDVAIEAADVVLIRNDLMDVVTSIRLSKRTVKRIRINLILALIYNLLGIPIAAGVFLPLGIVLQPWMGSAAMAASSVSVLLSSLQLKCYKKTDMERYEAQAQGCMKPLTPSQVSVHIGMDDRRRDLPRPAARDDISQVSLCSLTSDVRPRHLGNFLENEADQWSLLTNHQDEDHYI from the exons GCTGTCCCTGGGCACACTTCGCCTGCCCACATATCAGCATCAGCAATGAAGCAAAAGTTTGCATTTGACAACACTAGCTTTGTGGAGGACTTGGACCACTTACCGCCTCCTCATTCTCAAGTGAATGCTGTTACCGTCAGTATTTTGGGTATGACTTGCCAAGCCTGTGTACATTCCATAGAAGGCAGAATATCCAAGGTAAAAGGAATTGTAAACATCAAGGTGTCTCTTAAGGAAAGTAATGCTGTGGTCAAGTATTTGGAACTGGAAATAAGTCCCCATCAGATCTGCCAAGAAATCGAGGAAATGGGATTTGATGCCAGTGTTGCAGATACAACGCAGTCTTCAGGGCAACAGACCGATGAAGATTTAGTTAAGATCAAAATAGAAGGCATGACCTGTCAGTCTTGTGTTAGCTCCATTGAAGAAAAGATTGGGAAACTACATGGGGTGAAGAAGATCAGAGTGACCCTCAGCAGCCAGGAAGCCATCATTGCTTATCATCCCTTTATCATTAAGCCTGATGAATTAAAAAATAGCATAGACAGTCTGGGATATGAAAGCACTATAAAGCATAAACAAGCCCCGTTGAAACTTGGCTTGATAGACGCAGAACGTTTACAGCAGATAAATATAAGAATGCCTGCTGACAGAGAGACAATAGAAAACAATGGGACCAGTGCATCTGTTGTAGAGCTCAATGTGGAAGGGATGCACTGCAAATCTTGCATCAACATCATTGAAAGTTCAGTCTCGGACTTGCCTGGTGTCCAGCGTGTTAAAGTGTCATTGGAACAGAAAAATGCTCTTGTGTGGTTTGACCAGAATCTGATCACTCCATCCTCACTGCAGCAAGCTATTGAGGCCCTTCCCCCTGGTAACTTTAAAGTCTCCTTTTCCAGTGAAGTTGAGGACCATAATGGACCGCTTACCTTAAGCACGCCATCAGCTTTGCCTTGTATCTCTAGCAACCCTCCTCACGTAGTCCTGCAAAGTGAATCTTGTACAACTGTGATTAGGATTGATGGAATGACTTGCAATTCCTGTGTAAAATCCATTGAGAGCGCCATATCGCAAAGAAAAGGGGTCGGACATATATCTGTGTCTTTAGCCGAAGGCACTGCCATTATATACTACAGTTTGATGATAACCAACTCTGAAGAACTCAGATCCGCTATAGAAGACATGGGATTTGATGCTTCTGTTTTAACAG ATACCACCAACGGGAGACCTGCTACTGTTGGAAGTCTGGAGACCAGCATGCTGGCCTCTGCTTCTCTGAGAAGTGAAACTCTTTCAGAGTTGCCATGCGGAGACGTTTTGCCACAGAAAAGGAACTTGTATAATGACCCTCCAAAGCCATCCACAACAGGAAAAACCGATAAATGTTTCATGCAGGTCACAGGCATGACTTGTGCATCATGCGTATCGAGCATCGAGAAGAATCTGCAAAAAGAAGATG GAATAGTTTCTGTCCTCGTTGCGTTGATGGCAGGGAAAGTGGAAGTAAAATATAAGCCGGACAGAATTCAGCCCCTTGAAATAGCCCAGCTGATTGAGAACCTCGGTTTTGGAGCGTCAATCATGCAAGACTATCCTGGTGCAGATGGCAATATAGATCTTAAG GTCCTAGGGATGACCTGTGCTTCATGTGTTCATAACATCGAATCCAAACTTACCAAAACGCCTGGCATTCTTTATGCATCTGTGGTGCTGGCTACTTCCAAAGCTCACATCCGCTTTGACCCGGAAGTTGTTGGTCCTCGAGATGTTATAAAGATTATTGAG ggGATCGGTTTTCAAGCATCTTTGGCTAAAAGGGATCCAAAGGATCATAACTTGGATCACAAAGAGGAGATCCGACA ATGGAGGAAATCGTTCTTATGCAGCCTGGTGTTTGGTATCCCTGTCTTGATCTTAATGATTTACATGCTAATACCTGATGGTCAGCAGCACGGATCAATGGCTCTGGAGCAAAATGTGATCCCTGGATTATCTATTCTcaaccttcttttctttctcctttgcacTTTGGTTCAG TTCTTCGGCGGATGGTACTTCTACGTCCAAGCCTACAAGTCCCTTAAGCACAGGATGGCCAATATGGACGTCCTGATAGTGCTGGCCACGTCTATCGCCTACATCTACTCGTGTGTCATTCTGATGGTTGCCATAGGTGAAAAGGCAGAGCAAAGCCCCATCACCTTTTTCGACACCCCTCCAATGCTGTTTGTGTTCATATCTCTTGGGCGGTGGCTGGAGCACATAGCAAAG AGTAAAACATCAGCAGCACTTGCCAAATTAATCTCTCTTCAAGCTACAGAAGCTATTGTAGTGACACTCGGAGCTGACAACTGTGTCATCAG GGAGGAACAAGTGCCTGTTGAACTGGTTCAGCGAGGAGACGTCGTAAAGGTGGTACCCGGTGGGAAATTTCCAGTTGATGGAAAAGTGGTTGAAGGCAGCTCTATGGCAGACGAATCCCTCATCACTG GAGAAGCCATGCCTGTCATCAAGAAACCTGGCAGCACAGTAATCGCAGGCTCCCTCAACGCACATGGCTCCGTGCTTGTGAAAGCAACTCACGTTGGCTCTGATACCACCTTGGCACAAATTGTAAAACTTGTAGAAGAAGCTCAGATGTCAAAG GCACCCATCCAGCAGCTGGCGGACAGATTTAGTGGATATTTTGTCCCTTTTATAGTCATCATTTCCGTTGCAACTCTAGTGGCCTGGATTGTAATCGGATTTGTACACTTTGATATTGTGCTGAAATACTTCACT CATCACAGTAAACACGTCTCGAAAACTGAAGTCGTCCTCCGCTTCGCCTTTCAGACTTCCATCACAGTCCTGTGCATCGCGTGCCCTTGTTCCTTGGGTCTGGCCACCCCAACCGCGGTGATGGTGGGCACTGGAGTTGCCGCCCAGAACGGTATTCTCATCAAAGGTGGGAAACCCCTGGAAATGGCACACAAG GTACAGACTGTAATGTTTGATAAAACGGGGACCATCACTTACGGAGTTCCTAGAGTCATGAGGGTCCTCTTACTAGGAGATGCAGGAGCTACTTTGTCTCTGAAGAAGGTGCTTGCTGTTGTGGGCACTGCAGAAGCCAGCAGCGAACATCCTTTAGGAATGGCTGTCACTAAGTACTGCAAAGAG GAGCTGGGCAGAGAGATCCTCGGCTACTGCAAAGATTTTCAGGCAGTCCCAGGGTGTGGAATAAGCTGTAACGTTGGCAGTATTGAAGTCGTCCTGGGTGAGACGGAGCAGCCTTTGAGCCATCCAAATCCTCACCTTGGGGACATTGGCAGAGGCGCTACAGATCCAGACCCACAGGTCCTGATCCCCAAACTGGAAG ATGCAGCAGCCCCTGTGACTTACTCTGTGTTGATTGGGAACCGGGAGTGGATGAGACGGAACGGCTTACATATCTCCAGGGATGTTCACGAGGCAATGGCCGGCCATGAAATGAAAGGACATACGGCTATACTGGTGGCCATAGATG GCTCACTTTGTGGCATGATTGCGATAGCAGACACAGTCAAGCCAGAGGCAGCTCTAGCTGTGCACATACTGCAAAATATGGGAGTGGATGTGGTGCTTATTACAGGAGATAACAGGAAAACTGCCAAAGCAATTGCAACTCAG GTTGGGATCAGAAAAGTCTTTGCTGAGGTTCTCCCATCTCACAAAGTAGCCAAAGTTCAGGAACTCCAAACAGCAGGGAAGAGAGTTGCCATGGTGGGAGATGGAGTCAACGACTCTCCGGCTTTGGCAAGGGCTGATGTTGGCATTGCGATTGGAACGGGCACAGATGTTGCCATCGAAGCTGCAGATGTGGTTCTTATTCGT AACGACTTAATGGATGTTGTCACAAGTATCCGCCTGTCCAAGAGAACAGTGAAAAGGATACGAATAAATCTCATCCTGGCCTTAATATACAACCTCCTTGGCATACCTATAGCTGCAG GAGTATTTCTGCCTCTTGGGATTGTGCTACAACCATGGATGGGATCAGCGGCAATGGCGGCATCTTCTGTGTCTGTGCTGCTCTCTTCCCTGCAGCTAAAATG
- the ATP7B gene encoding copper-transporting ATPase 2 isoform X2: MKQKFAFDNTSFVEDLDHLPPPHSQVNAVTVSILGMTCQACVHSIEGRISKVKGIVNIKVSLKESNAVVKYLELEISPHQICQEIEEMGFDASVADTTQSSGQQTDEDLVKIKIEGMTCQSCVSSIEEKIGKLHGVKKIRVTLSSQEAIIAYHPFIIKPDELKNSIDSLGYESTIKHKQAPLKLGLIDAERLQQINIRMPADRETIENNGTSASVVELNVEGMHCKSCINIIESSVSDLPGVQRVKVSLEQKNALVWFDQNLITPSSLQQAIEALPPGNFKVSFSSEVEDHNGPLTLSTPSALPCISSNPPHVVLQSESCTTVIRIDGMTCNSCVKSIESAISQRKGVGHISVSLAEGTAIIYYSLMITNSEELRSAIEDMGFDASVLTDTTNGRPATVGSLETSMLASASLRSETLSELPCGDVLPQKRNLYNDPPKPSTTGKTDKCFMQVTGMTCASCVSSIEKNLQKEDGIVSVLVALMAGKVEVKYKPDRIQPLEIAQLIENLGFGASIMQDYPGADGNIDLKVLGMTCASCVHNIESKLTKTPGILYASVVLATSKAHIRFDPEVVGPRDVIKIIEGIGFQASLAKRDPKDHNLDHKEEIRQWRKSFLCSLVFGIPVLILMIYMLIPDGQQHGSMALEQNVIPGLSILNLLFFLLCTLVQFFGGWYFYVQAYKSLKHRMANMDVLIVLATSIAYIYSCVILMVAIGEKAEQSPITFFDTPPMLFVFISLGRWLEHIAKSKTSAALAKLISLQATEAIVVTLGADNCVIREEQVPVELVQRGDVVKVVPGGKFPVDGKVVEGSSMADESLITGEAMPVIKKPGSTVIAGSLNAHGSVLVKATHVGSDTTLAQIVKLVEEAQMSKAPIQQLADRFSGYFVPFIVIISVATLVAWIVIGFVHFDIVLKYFTHHSKHVSKTEVVLRFAFQTSITVLCIACPCSLGLATPTAVMVGTGVAAQNGILIKGGKPLEMAHKVQTVMFDKTGTITYGVPRVMRVLLLGDAGATLSLKKVLAVVGTAEASSEHPLGMAVTKYCKEELGREILGYCKDFQAVPGCGISCNVGSIEVVLGETEQPLSHPNPHLGDIGRGATDPDPQVLIPKLEDAAAPVTYSVLIGNREWMRRNGLHISRDVHEAMAGHEMKGHTAILVAIDGSLCGMIAIADTVKPEAALAVHILQNMGVDVVLITGDNRKTAKAIATQVGIRKVFAEVLPSHKVAKVQELQTAGKRVAMVGDGVNDSPALARADVGIAIGTGTDVAIEAADVVLIRNDLMDVVTSIRLSKRTVKRIRINLILALIYNLLGIPIAAGVFLPLGIVLQPWMGSAAMAASSVSVLLSSLQLKCYKKTDMERYEAQAQGCMKPLTPSQVSVHIGMDDRRRDLPRPAARDDISQVSLCSLTSDVRPRHLGNFLENEADQWSLLTNHQDEDHYI; encoded by the exons ATGAAGCAAAAGTTTGCATTTGACAACACTAGCTTTGTGGAGGACTTGGACCACTTACCGCCTCCTCATTCTCAAGTGAATGCTGTTACCGTCAGTATTTTGGGTATGACTTGCCAAGCCTGTGTACATTCCATAGAAGGCAGAATATCCAAGGTAAAAGGAATTGTAAACATCAAGGTGTCTCTTAAGGAAAGTAATGCTGTGGTCAAGTATTTGGAACTGGAAATAAGTCCCCATCAGATCTGCCAAGAAATCGAGGAAATGGGATTTGATGCCAGTGTTGCAGATACAACGCAGTCTTCAGGGCAACAGACCGATGAAGATTTAGTTAAGATCAAAATAGAAGGCATGACCTGTCAGTCTTGTGTTAGCTCCATTGAAGAAAAGATTGGGAAACTACATGGGGTGAAGAAGATCAGAGTGACCCTCAGCAGCCAGGAAGCCATCATTGCTTATCATCCCTTTATCATTAAGCCTGATGAATTAAAAAATAGCATAGACAGTCTGGGATATGAAAGCACTATAAAGCATAAACAAGCCCCGTTGAAACTTGGCTTGATAGACGCAGAACGTTTACAGCAGATAAATATAAGAATGCCTGCTGACAGAGAGACAATAGAAAACAATGGGACCAGTGCATCTGTTGTAGAGCTCAATGTGGAAGGGATGCACTGCAAATCTTGCATCAACATCATTGAAAGTTCAGTCTCGGACTTGCCTGGTGTCCAGCGTGTTAAAGTGTCATTGGAACAGAAAAATGCTCTTGTGTGGTTTGACCAGAATCTGATCACTCCATCCTCACTGCAGCAAGCTATTGAGGCCCTTCCCCCTGGTAACTTTAAAGTCTCCTTTTCCAGTGAAGTTGAGGACCATAATGGACCGCTTACCTTAAGCACGCCATCAGCTTTGCCTTGTATCTCTAGCAACCCTCCTCACGTAGTCCTGCAAAGTGAATCTTGTACAACTGTGATTAGGATTGATGGAATGACTTGCAATTCCTGTGTAAAATCCATTGAGAGCGCCATATCGCAAAGAAAAGGGGTCGGACATATATCTGTGTCTTTAGCCGAAGGCACTGCCATTATATACTACAGTTTGATGATAACCAACTCTGAAGAACTCAGATCCGCTATAGAAGACATGGGATTTGATGCTTCTGTTTTAACAG ATACCACCAACGGGAGACCTGCTACTGTTGGAAGTCTGGAGACCAGCATGCTGGCCTCTGCTTCTCTGAGAAGTGAAACTCTTTCAGAGTTGCCATGCGGAGACGTTTTGCCACAGAAAAGGAACTTGTATAATGACCCTCCAAAGCCATCCACAACAGGAAAAACCGATAAATGTTTCATGCAGGTCACAGGCATGACTTGTGCATCATGCGTATCGAGCATCGAGAAGAATCTGCAAAAAGAAGATG GAATAGTTTCTGTCCTCGTTGCGTTGATGGCAGGGAAAGTGGAAGTAAAATATAAGCCGGACAGAATTCAGCCCCTTGAAATAGCCCAGCTGATTGAGAACCTCGGTTTTGGAGCGTCAATCATGCAAGACTATCCTGGTGCAGATGGCAATATAGATCTTAAG GTCCTAGGGATGACCTGTGCTTCATGTGTTCATAACATCGAATCCAAACTTACCAAAACGCCTGGCATTCTTTATGCATCTGTGGTGCTGGCTACTTCCAAAGCTCACATCCGCTTTGACCCGGAAGTTGTTGGTCCTCGAGATGTTATAAAGATTATTGAG ggGATCGGTTTTCAAGCATCTTTGGCTAAAAGGGATCCAAAGGATCATAACTTGGATCACAAAGAGGAGATCCGACA ATGGAGGAAATCGTTCTTATGCAGCCTGGTGTTTGGTATCCCTGTCTTGATCTTAATGATTTACATGCTAATACCTGATGGTCAGCAGCACGGATCAATGGCTCTGGAGCAAAATGTGATCCCTGGATTATCTATTCTcaaccttcttttctttctcctttgcacTTTGGTTCAG TTCTTCGGCGGATGGTACTTCTACGTCCAAGCCTACAAGTCCCTTAAGCACAGGATGGCCAATATGGACGTCCTGATAGTGCTGGCCACGTCTATCGCCTACATCTACTCGTGTGTCATTCTGATGGTTGCCATAGGTGAAAAGGCAGAGCAAAGCCCCATCACCTTTTTCGACACCCCTCCAATGCTGTTTGTGTTCATATCTCTTGGGCGGTGGCTGGAGCACATAGCAAAG AGTAAAACATCAGCAGCACTTGCCAAATTAATCTCTCTTCAAGCTACAGAAGCTATTGTAGTGACACTCGGAGCTGACAACTGTGTCATCAG GGAGGAACAAGTGCCTGTTGAACTGGTTCAGCGAGGAGACGTCGTAAAGGTGGTACCCGGTGGGAAATTTCCAGTTGATGGAAAAGTGGTTGAAGGCAGCTCTATGGCAGACGAATCCCTCATCACTG GAGAAGCCATGCCTGTCATCAAGAAACCTGGCAGCACAGTAATCGCAGGCTCCCTCAACGCACATGGCTCCGTGCTTGTGAAAGCAACTCACGTTGGCTCTGATACCACCTTGGCACAAATTGTAAAACTTGTAGAAGAAGCTCAGATGTCAAAG GCACCCATCCAGCAGCTGGCGGACAGATTTAGTGGATATTTTGTCCCTTTTATAGTCATCATTTCCGTTGCAACTCTAGTGGCCTGGATTGTAATCGGATTTGTACACTTTGATATTGTGCTGAAATACTTCACT CATCACAGTAAACACGTCTCGAAAACTGAAGTCGTCCTCCGCTTCGCCTTTCAGACTTCCATCACAGTCCTGTGCATCGCGTGCCCTTGTTCCTTGGGTCTGGCCACCCCAACCGCGGTGATGGTGGGCACTGGAGTTGCCGCCCAGAACGGTATTCTCATCAAAGGTGGGAAACCCCTGGAAATGGCACACAAG GTACAGACTGTAATGTTTGATAAAACGGGGACCATCACTTACGGAGTTCCTAGAGTCATGAGGGTCCTCTTACTAGGAGATGCAGGAGCTACTTTGTCTCTGAAGAAGGTGCTTGCTGTTGTGGGCACTGCAGAAGCCAGCAGCGAACATCCTTTAGGAATGGCTGTCACTAAGTACTGCAAAGAG GAGCTGGGCAGAGAGATCCTCGGCTACTGCAAAGATTTTCAGGCAGTCCCAGGGTGTGGAATAAGCTGTAACGTTGGCAGTATTGAAGTCGTCCTGGGTGAGACGGAGCAGCCTTTGAGCCATCCAAATCCTCACCTTGGGGACATTGGCAGAGGCGCTACAGATCCAGACCCACAGGTCCTGATCCCCAAACTGGAAG ATGCAGCAGCCCCTGTGACTTACTCTGTGTTGATTGGGAACCGGGAGTGGATGAGACGGAACGGCTTACATATCTCCAGGGATGTTCACGAGGCAATGGCCGGCCATGAAATGAAAGGACATACGGCTATACTGGTGGCCATAGATG GCTCACTTTGTGGCATGATTGCGATAGCAGACACAGTCAAGCCAGAGGCAGCTCTAGCTGTGCACATACTGCAAAATATGGGAGTGGATGTGGTGCTTATTACAGGAGATAACAGGAAAACTGCCAAAGCAATTGCAACTCAG GTTGGGATCAGAAAAGTCTTTGCTGAGGTTCTCCCATCTCACAAAGTAGCCAAAGTTCAGGAACTCCAAACAGCAGGGAAGAGAGTTGCCATGGTGGGAGATGGAGTCAACGACTCTCCGGCTTTGGCAAGGGCTGATGTTGGCATTGCGATTGGAACGGGCACAGATGTTGCCATCGAAGCTGCAGATGTGGTTCTTATTCGT AACGACTTAATGGATGTTGTCACAAGTATCCGCCTGTCCAAGAGAACAGTGAAAAGGATACGAATAAATCTCATCCTGGCCTTAATATACAACCTCCTTGGCATACCTATAGCTGCAG GAGTATTTCTGCCTCTTGGGATTGTGCTACAACCATGGATGGGATCAGCGGCAATGGCGGCATCTTCTGTGTCTGTGCTGCTCTCTTCCCTGCAGCTAAAATG